In Panicum virgatum strain AP13 unplaced genomic scaffold, P.virgatum_v5 scaffold_4491, whole genome shotgun sequence, a single window of DNA contains:
- the LOC120694265 gene encoding protein NDR1-like, producing the protein MHQAGGTAAAGSRHAGRARDSCAAGLANTLCSLLLGLLLVAAVVLFVLWLGLRPHRPRFNIASFSVAGGLDPDSSPAGTSLAFNVTDRNPNRHIGIYYDAVHASVHFYDALVASGPAFAARWYQPNKTTTSITGFLDVLGPATTDASWPSFSAAVRAGRVPLRLQLATAIRFRVTNAFHSGRQRMHVSCDLLVGVEGNLLPESHGAACDRYF; encoded by the coding sequence ATGCACCAAGCAGgcggcactgctgctgctggcagcaggcacgccggccgcgcccgggacagctgcgccgccggccttgcCAACACCCTCTGCTCCCTCCTCctgggcctcctcctcgtcgccgccgtcgtcctcttCGTCCTCTGGCTCGGCCTGCGCCCACATCGCCCGCGCTTCAACATCGCATCCTtctccgtcgccggcggcctcgaCCCGGACTCCAGCCCCGCCGGCACCAGCCTCGCCTTCAACGTCACGGACCGCAACCCCAATCGCCACATCGGCATCTACTACGACGCCGTGCATGCCTCCGTCCACTTCTACGACGCGCTCGTCGCCTCGGGCCCCGCCTTCGCCGCCAGATGGTACCAGCCCAACAAGACCACCACCTCCATCACGGGCTTCCTCGATGTCCTCGGCCCCGCCACCACCGACGCCTCCTGGCCCTCCTTCTCCGCGGCGGTCCGGGCCGGCCGAGTCCCGTTGCGCCTGCAGCTCGCCACGGCCATCCGTTTCAGGGTCACCAATGCCTTCCACTCCGGCCGCCAGAGGATGCATGTCAGCTGCGACCTGCTCGTCGGCGTCGAAGGCAACTTGCTGCCGGAGTCCCATGGGGCCGCCTGCGACAGATACTTCTGA
- the LOC120694263 gene encoding rab GTPase-activating protein 22-like isoform X4 produces the protein MMRWGNSGQAADSFYQVRPDCSQNVPSTKFKIKAGKTLSVRKWHAAFTREGCLDIASVLSRIQRGGVHPAIRGEVWEFLLGCYDPGSTFDERDQIRHRRRMQYARWKEECREMDSHVGSGKIITAPIITEDGFPINDPLVLLEATQGTSSSSSSSSTRVEVSDSTNRVTDRQIVDWKLTLHQIGLDVLRTDRSMVFYENKENLQKLWDILAVYAWIDKEVGYCQGMSDLCSPMIVLLNDEADAFWCFERLMRRLRGNFRCTQQSVGVENQLQHLASIIQVLDPKLHDHLETLGGGDYLFAFRMFMVLFRRELSFGDSLYLWEMMWALEYDPDIFTYDETGVATHKIEGSKPKVKSIRQFGKYERENMKNGVNDGDGPVPISVFLVASVLKENSPKLLQEAQGIDDVIRILNNVNGHLDAKRTCAVALKLHRKYLKKMQGKKT, from the exons ATGATGAGATGGGGGAACAGTGGGCAGGCCGCGGATTCCTTCTACCAGGTCCGCCCGGATTGCAGCCAAAACGTCCCCAGCACCAAGTTCAAGATCAAG GCCGGCAAGACATTGAGCGTGCGGAAATGGCACGCTGCGTTTACGCGTGAAGGCTGCTTGGACATCGCTTCTGTTCTAAGCCGCATACAGAGAGGG GGTGTCCACCCTGCCATCAGGGGGGAGGTTTGGGAGTTCTTGCTTGGCTGCTATGATCCTGGGAGCACCTTCGATGAGCGGGACCAGATTAGGCACAGGAGAAG GATGCAGTATGCTAGATGGAAGGAAGAGTGCCGAGAGATGGATTCTCACGTTGGCAGTGGTAAAATTATCACTGCCCCAATCATCACTGAGGATGGATTCCCTATCAATGATCCATTGGTTTTACTCGAGGCTACGCAAGGtacttccagcagcagcagcagcagcagcaccagagTTGAGGTCAGCGACTCCACGAACCGTGTCACTGATAGGCAAATCGTTGACTGGAAGCTTACGCTGCATCAGATCG GCCTTGATGTTCTACGCACTGACCGCTCCATGGTATTTTATGAGAACAAAGAAAATCTTCAAAAGTTGTGGGATATTCTAGCTGTATATGCATGGATTGACAAAGAAGTCGGTTATTGCCAAG GAATGAGTGATTTATGTTCGCCCATGATAGTACTGCTGAACGATGAAGCAGATGCATTTTGGTGCTTTGAGAGGTTGATGCGTAGGCTG aGAGGGAATTTCAGATGCACACAGCAGTCTGTTGGAGTGGAAAACCAGCTTCAGCATCTTGCTTCTATCATTCAGGTGCTCGACCCGAAGTTACATGACCACCTAG AAACACTTGGTGGGGGTGACTATCTCTTTGCATTTCGCATGTTCATGGTATTGTTCCGGCGAGAACTATCGTTTGGGGACTCCTTGTACCTTTGGGAG ATGATGTGGGCTCTAGAATATGATCCTGACATCTTTACTTATGACGAAACTGGAGTTGCAACTCACAAAATTGAAGGATCTAAACCAAAGGTAAAATCAATACGTCAGTTTGGCAAGTACGAGAGAGAGAATATGAAGAATGGGGTAAATGATGGTGATGGACCTGTCCCTATTTCGGTTTTCCTGGTTGCTAGTGTTCTGAAAGAGAACAGTCCAAAGCTTCTGCAAGAAGCTCAAGGGATTGATGACGTTATCAGG ATATTGAACAATGTTAACGGGCATTTGGATGCGAAAAGAACCTGTGCTGTTGCACTGAAGCTTCATAGGAAGTACCTCAAAAAG ATGCAGGGAAAGAAAACCTAA
- the LOC120694263 gene encoding uncharacterized protein LOC120694263 isoform X3, which yields MVDVEEVGKMQSQMRLHAEPEDDAADLPLLALFDRASRLHALASSSALDQDGIRTGVDLLRCCDEMVSKLGLFSPNETKEDVSTANLKYLLVPYYLAEMTEKIAQEDRIPVLKASQDHLKEFIALCEVLELIPEDELELSRQKQPDTMANRRTQKVARFKRQKAAETKLQEIRERKERRGRSLRAAALSAPIETGEEDDLEDDGEEEREAWLATISLALCKAFDLLDMLKKEEEMLLAVKERKAKDGNAFAREMLDEQTKKAEAWHHNAANRVAYSKPADPITCATFAQDVIEGRASVSQAHEHKHQPLIFGPANLVGGGLTSERERMAAQVFQPSCRMPTMSIEEAGLREMKMMEKWQDRATKTMKEANSAWHNDGTSSAQEDEDAINFALLPDEALLASQLEGDRRSSIEKAYNAALREAEKIHTGRRTKPTARWPKKVMEVFQMIYMATCMTKEVRFKRGEENWVDDPIVHDMALELFARTQRAYSGQQLHNKWKNMKLDKILKEEDQKLDIEGPNLPPPASTPPPQHLGFTATANGMEIDTSQPPIVFKSQLYTLTGVPPECQKIIGKGGTLEDNGNWSDLGVKDGQKLMMIGTNAAITKVLQEEVDTLVIAAANNLSTRELSKSLQLPAIEFLLEENGHKSDLEILRKKMEHLDIENKKDKDELQQEIAILKKRQMGYINEVDLLKKQLYTAEALRSDMHNQLMELKGSIRVFCRVRPILDKSSSEDGAIYCLEKGQFVGRRVYLETSSGAIKAFTCDRVFPPGVSQNDIFVEISGLVKSAMDGKKVCIFAYGQTGSGKHLPC from the exons ATGGTGGACGTGGAGGAGGTCGGGAAGATGCAATCGCAGATGCGCCTGCACGCCGAGCCGGAGGACGACGCCGCCGACCTCCCCCTGCTGGCCCTCTTCGACAGGGCGTCGCGGCTCCACGCCCTGGCCTCCAGCTCCGCCCTCGACCAG GATGGGATCCGCACCGGGGTTGATCTGCTGCGGTGCTGCGACGAGatggtcagcaagctcggccTCTTCTCCCCCAACGAGACCAAGGAGGACGTCTCCACCGCAAACCTCAAGTACCTACTC GTTCCCTATTACCTTGCGGAAATGACCGAAAAGATAGCACAGGAGGATCGGATCCCAGTTCTTAAGGCGTCACAAGACCACTTGAAG GAGTTCATTGCTCTATGTGAAGTACTAGAGCTAATTCCAGAGGATGAGCTAGAATTGTCTAGGCAGAAGCAGCCTGATACTATGGCAAACAGAAGAACGCAGAAG GTTGCCCGGTTCAAACGTCAAAAGGCTGCTGAAACGAAGCTCCAAGAGatcagagagagaaaagaaaggcGTGGACGCTCACTGAGAGCAGCTGCTTTATCTGCCCCAATTGAAACTGGAGAGGAAGATGACTTGGAGGATGATggggaggaagaaagagag GCTTGGTTAGCTACCATCTCCTTGGCTCTCTGCAAG GCGTTTGATCTTCTCGACATGctaaagaaggaagaagaaatgctTCTAGCTGTAAAGGAAAGGAAGGCAAAG GACGGGAATGCATTTGCTCGTGAAATGCTTGATGAACAGACAAAGAAGGCTGAAGCATGGCACCATAATGCTGCCAATCGTGTGGCATATTCCAAACCAGCTGATCCAATCACTTGCGCAACATTTGCTCAAGATGTCATTGAAGGTAGAGCAAGCGTTTCACAAGCTCACGAGCACAAACACCAGCCCCTGATATTTGGACCTGCAAATCTTGTTGGTGGTGGTCTAACCAGTGAAAGGGAAAGAATGGCAGCACAAGTTTTTCAGCCTAGTTGCAG GATGCCAACAATGAGCATCGAAGAAGCTGGTTTGCGCGAGATGAAAATGATGGAGAAGTGGCAAGACAGGGCTACCAAGACTATGAAAGAAGCAAACTCCGCGTGGCACAATGATGGCACCAGCTCGGCCCAAGAGGACGAGGACGCCATCAATTTTGCGCTACTCCCTGATGAGGCTCTCTTGGCATCTCAGCTAGAGGGAGACCGGAGATCCTCTATTGAGAAGGCCTATAATGCGGCACTCCGCGAG GCTGAAAAAATACACACAGGAAGAAGAACAAAACCCACCGCACGTTGGCCGAAGAAAGTGATGGAAGTCTTTCAGATGATCTATATGGCAACATGTATGACAAAAGAAGTGCGCTTTAAAAGAGGCGAGGAGAATTGGGTTGATGATCCCATAGTTCACGATATGGCGCTTGAGCTCTTTGCGAGAACGCAAAGAGCATATAGCGGCCAACAATTGCACAACAaatggaaaaatatgaaactagacAAGATActcaaagaagaagaccaaaaaTTGGACATTGAG GGTCCGAACCTTCCTCCTCCTGCAAGTACTCCACCTCCACAGCACTTAGGATTCACAGCCACGGCAAATG GCATGGAGATTGACACTAGCCAGCCACCAATTGTTTTCAAGAGTCAGCTGTACACACTTACGGGGGTTCCACCTGAATGTCAAAAGATCATTGGCAAGGGTGGAACATTGGAG GACAATGGGAATTGGTCTGATTTGGGGGTGAAAGAT GGTCAAAAGTTGATGATGATAGGCACGAATGCTGCAATCACCAAAGTACTACAAGAGGAAGTGGATACCTTG GTGATTGCAGCTGCAAATAATCTATCCACAAGGGAGTTGAGCAAATCACTCCAGTTACCAGCAATAGAGTTTTTGCTG GAGGAGAATGGTCACAAGAGTGACCTTGAAATCTTAAGAAAAAAGATGGAGCATCTAGATATTGAAAACAAGAAGGATAAAGATGAACTTCAGCAAGAAATTGCAATTTTAAAGAAAAGGCAGATG GGCTACATAAATGAAGTTGATTTGCTAAAAAAGCAACTTTACACGGCGGAAGCCTTACGCAGCGATATGCATAACCAGCTAATG GAATTAAAGGGAAGCATACGGGTCTTCTGCCGTGTGCGACCCATTCTTGACAAGAGCAGTAGTGAAGATGGTGCAATCTATTGCTTGGAGAAGGGACAGTTTGTTGGCCGCCGTGTTTATCTGGAAACATCATCAG GGGCTATAAAAGCTTTTACATGCGATCGAGTGTTCCCTCCTGGAGTTTCACAAAATGATATCTTTGTTGAAATATCAGGATTAGTGAAGAGTGCAATGGATGGCAAGAAG GTTTGCATATTTGCTTATGGGCAGACAGGCTCTGGTAAACATTTACCATGTTAg
- the LOC120694263 gene encoding uncharacterized protein LOC120694263 isoform X1 has translation MMRWGNSGQAADSFYQVRPDCSQNVPSTKFKIKAGKTLSVRKWHAAFTREGCLDIASVLSRIQRGGVHPAIRGEVWEFLLGCYDPGSTFDERDQIRHRRRMQYARWKEECREMDSHVGSGKIITAPIITEDGFPINDPLVLLEATQGTSSSSSSSSTRVEVSDSTNRVTDRQIVDWKLTLHQIGSCMIGLDVLRTDRSMVFYENKENLQKLWDILAVYAWIDKEVGYCQGMSDLCSPMIVLLNDEADAFWCFERLMRRLRGNFRCTQQSVGVENQLQHLASIIQVLDPKLHDHLETLGGGDYLFAFRMFMVLFRRELSFGDSLYLWEVPYYLAEMTEKIAQEDRIPVLKASQDHLKEFIALCEVLELIPEDELELSRQKQPDTMANRRTQKVARFKRQKAAETKLQEIRERKERRGRSLRAAALSAPIETGEEDDLEDDGEEEREAWLATISLALCKAFDLLDMLKKEEEMLLAVKERKAKDGNAFAREMLDEQTKKAEAWHHNAANRVAYSKPADPITCATFAQDVIEGRASVSQAHEHKHQPLIFGPANLVGGGLTSERERMAAQVFQPSCRMPTMSIEEAGLREMKMMEKWQDRATKTMKEANSAWHNDGTSSAQEDEDAINFALLPDEALLASQLEGDRRSSIEKAYNAALREAEKIHTGRRTKPTARWPKKVMEVFQMIYMATCMTKEVRFKRGEENWVDDPIVHDMALELFARTQRAYSGQQLHNKWKNMKLDKILKEEDQKLDIEGPNLPPPASTPPPQHLGFTATANGMEIDTSQPPIVFKSQLYTLTGVPPECQKIIGKGGTLEDNGNWSDLGVKDGQKLMMIGTNAAITKVLQEEVDTLVIAAANNLSTRELSKSLQLPAIEFLLEENGHKSDLEILRKKMEHLDIENKKDKDELQQEIAILKKRQMGYINEVDLLKKQLYTAEALRSDMHNQLMELKGSIRVFCRVRPILDKSSSEDGAIYCLEKGQFVGRRVYLETSSGAIKAFTCDRVFPPGVSQNDIFVEISGLVKSAMDGKKVCIFAYGQTGSGKHLPC, from the exons ATGATGAGATGGGGGAACAGTGGGCAGGCCGCGGATTCCTTCTACCAGGTCCGCCCGGATTGCAGCCAAAACGTCCCCAGCACCAAGTTCAAGATCAAG GCCGGCAAGACATTGAGCGTGCGGAAATGGCACGCTGCGTTTACGCGTGAAGGCTGCTTGGACATCGCTTCTGTTCTAAGCCGCATACAGAGAGGG GGTGTCCACCCTGCCATCAGGGGGGAGGTTTGGGAGTTCTTGCTTGGCTGCTATGATCCTGGGAGCACCTTCGATGAGCGGGACCAGATTAGGCACAGGAGAAG GATGCAGTATGCTAGATGGAAGGAAGAGTGCCGAGAGATGGATTCTCACGTTGGCAGTGGTAAAATTATCACTGCCCCAATCATCACTGAGGATGGATTCCCTATCAATGATCCATTGGTTTTACTCGAGGCTACGCAAGGtacttccagcagcagcagcagcagcagcaccagagTTGAGGTCAGCGACTCCACGAACCGTGTCACTGATAGGCAAATCGTTGACTGGAAGCTTACGCTGCATCAGATCG GAAGCTGCATGATAGGCCTTGATGTTCTACGCACTGACCGCTCCATGGTATTTTATGAGAACAAAGAAAATCTTCAAAAGTTGTGGGATATTCTAGCTGTATATGCATGGATTGACAAAGAAGTCGGTTATTGCCAAG GAATGAGTGATTTATGTTCGCCCATGATAGTACTGCTGAACGATGAAGCAGATGCATTTTGGTGCTTTGAGAGGTTGATGCGTAGGCTG aGAGGGAATTTCAGATGCACACAGCAGTCTGTTGGAGTGGAAAACCAGCTTCAGCATCTTGCTTCTATCATTCAGGTGCTCGACCCGAAGTTACATGACCACCTAG AAACACTTGGTGGGGGTGACTATCTCTTTGCATTTCGCATGTTCATGGTATTGTTCCGGCGAGAACTATCGTTTGGGGACTCCTTGTACCTTTGGGAG GTTCCCTATTACCTTGCGGAAATGACCGAAAAGATAGCACAGGAGGATCGGATCCCAGTTCTTAAGGCGTCACAAGACCACTTGAAG GAGTTCATTGCTCTATGTGAAGTACTAGAGCTAATTCCAGAGGATGAGCTAGAATTGTCTAGGCAGAAGCAGCCTGATACTATGGCAAACAGAAGAACGCAGAAG GTTGCCCGGTTCAAACGTCAAAAGGCTGCTGAAACGAAGCTCCAAGAGatcagagagagaaaagaaaggcGTGGACGCTCACTGAGAGCAGCTGCTTTATCTGCCCCAATTGAAACTGGAGAGGAAGATGACTTGGAGGATGATggggaggaagaaagagag GCTTGGTTAGCTACCATCTCCTTGGCTCTCTGCAAG GCGTTTGATCTTCTCGACATGctaaagaaggaagaagaaatgctTCTAGCTGTAAAGGAAAGGAAGGCAAAG GACGGGAATGCATTTGCTCGTGAAATGCTTGATGAACAGACAAAGAAGGCTGAAGCATGGCACCATAATGCTGCCAATCGTGTGGCATATTCCAAACCAGCTGATCCAATCACTTGCGCAACATTTGCTCAAGATGTCATTGAAGGTAGAGCAAGCGTTTCACAAGCTCACGAGCACAAACACCAGCCCCTGATATTTGGACCTGCAAATCTTGTTGGTGGTGGTCTAACCAGTGAAAGGGAAAGAATGGCAGCACAAGTTTTTCAGCCTAGTTGCAG GATGCCAACAATGAGCATCGAAGAAGCTGGTTTGCGCGAGATGAAAATGATGGAGAAGTGGCAAGACAGGGCTACCAAGACTATGAAAGAAGCAAACTCCGCGTGGCACAATGATGGCACCAGCTCGGCCCAAGAGGACGAGGACGCCATCAATTTTGCGCTACTCCCTGATGAGGCTCTCTTGGCATCTCAGCTAGAGGGAGACCGGAGATCCTCTATTGAGAAGGCCTATAATGCGGCACTCCGCGAG GCTGAAAAAATACACACAGGAAGAAGAACAAAACCCACCGCACGTTGGCCGAAGAAAGTGATGGAAGTCTTTCAGATGATCTATATGGCAACATGTATGACAAAAGAAGTGCGCTTTAAAAGAGGCGAGGAGAATTGGGTTGATGATCCCATAGTTCACGATATGGCGCTTGAGCTCTTTGCGAGAACGCAAAGAGCATATAGCGGCCAACAATTGCACAACAaatggaaaaatatgaaactagacAAGATActcaaagaagaagaccaaaaaTTGGACATTGAG GGTCCGAACCTTCCTCCTCCTGCAAGTACTCCACCTCCACAGCACTTAGGATTCACAGCCACGGCAAATG GCATGGAGATTGACACTAGCCAGCCACCAATTGTTTTCAAGAGTCAGCTGTACACACTTACGGGGGTTCCACCTGAATGTCAAAAGATCATTGGCAAGGGTGGAACATTGGAG GACAATGGGAATTGGTCTGATTTGGGGGTGAAAGAT GGTCAAAAGTTGATGATGATAGGCACGAATGCTGCAATCACCAAAGTACTACAAGAGGAAGTGGATACCTTG GTGATTGCAGCTGCAAATAATCTATCCACAAGGGAGTTGAGCAAATCACTCCAGTTACCAGCAATAGAGTTTTTGCTG GAGGAGAATGGTCACAAGAGTGACCTTGAAATCTTAAGAAAAAAGATGGAGCATCTAGATATTGAAAACAAGAAGGATAAAGATGAACTTCAGCAAGAAATTGCAATTTTAAAGAAAAGGCAGATG GGCTACATAAATGAAGTTGATTTGCTAAAAAAGCAACTTTACACGGCGGAAGCCTTACGCAGCGATATGCATAACCAGCTAATG GAATTAAAGGGAAGCATACGGGTCTTCTGCCGTGTGCGACCCATTCTTGACAAGAGCAGTAGTGAAGATGGTGCAATCTATTGCTTGGAGAAGGGACAGTTTGTTGGCCGCCGTGTTTATCTGGAAACATCATCAG GGGCTATAAAAGCTTTTACATGCGATCGAGTGTTCCCTCCTGGAGTTTCACAAAATGATATCTTTGTTGAAATATCAGGATTAGTGAAGAGTGCAATGGATGGCAAGAAG GTTTGCATATTTGCTTATGGGCAGACAGGCTCTGGTAAACATTTACCATGTTAg
- the LOC120694263 gene encoding uncharacterized protein LOC120694263 isoform X2: MMRWGNSGQAADSFYQVRPDCSQNVPSTKFKIKAGKTLSVRKWHAAFTREGCLDIASVLSRIQRGGVHPAIRGEVWEFLLGCYDPGSTFDERDQIRHRRRMQYARWKEECREMDSHVGSGKIITAPIITEDGFPINDPLVLLEATQGTSSSSSSSSTRVEVSDSTNRVTDRQIVDWKLTLHQIGLDVLRTDRSMVFYENKENLQKLWDILAVYAWIDKEVGYCQGMSDLCSPMIVLLNDEADAFWCFERLMRRLRGNFRCTQQSVGVENQLQHLASIIQVLDPKLHDHLETLGGGDYLFAFRMFMVLFRRELSFGDSLYLWEVPYYLAEMTEKIAQEDRIPVLKASQDHLKEFIALCEVLELIPEDELELSRQKQPDTMANRRTQKVARFKRQKAAETKLQEIRERKERRGRSLRAAALSAPIETGEEDDLEDDGEEEREAWLATISLALCKAFDLLDMLKKEEEMLLAVKERKAKDGNAFAREMLDEQTKKAEAWHHNAANRVAYSKPADPITCATFAQDVIEGRASVSQAHEHKHQPLIFGPANLVGGGLTSERERMAAQVFQPSCRMPTMSIEEAGLREMKMMEKWQDRATKTMKEANSAWHNDGTSSAQEDEDAINFALLPDEALLASQLEGDRRSSIEKAYNAALREAEKIHTGRRTKPTARWPKKVMEVFQMIYMATCMTKEVRFKRGEENWVDDPIVHDMALELFARTQRAYSGQQLHNKWKNMKLDKILKEEDQKLDIEGPNLPPPASTPPPQHLGFTATANGMEIDTSQPPIVFKSQLYTLTGVPPECQKIIGKGGTLEDNGNWSDLGVKDGQKLMMIGTNAAITKVLQEEVDTLVIAAANNLSTRELSKSLQLPAIEFLLEENGHKSDLEILRKKMEHLDIENKKDKDELQQEIAILKKRQMGYINEVDLLKKQLYTAEALRSDMHNQLMELKGSIRVFCRVRPILDKSSSEDGAIYCLEKGQFVGRRVYLETSSGAIKAFTCDRVFPPGVSQNDIFVEISGLVKSAMDGKKVCIFAYGQTGSGKHLPC; this comes from the exons ATGATGAGATGGGGGAACAGTGGGCAGGCCGCGGATTCCTTCTACCAGGTCCGCCCGGATTGCAGCCAAAACGTCCCCAGCACCAAGTTCAAGATCAAG GCCGGCAAGACATTGAGCGTGCGGAAATGGCACGCTGCGTTTACGCGTGAAGGCTGCTTGGACATCGCTTCTGTTCTAAGCCGCATACAGAGAGGG GGTGTCCACCCTGCCATCAGGGGGGAGGTTTGGGAGTTCTTGCTTGGCTGCTATGATCCTGGGAGCACCTTCGATGAGCGGGACCAGATTAGGCACAGGAGAAG GATGCAGTATGCTAGATGGAAGGAAGAGTGCCGAGAGATGGATTCTCACGTTGGCAGTGGTAAAATTATCACTGCCCCAATCATCACTGAGGATGGATTCCCTATCAATGATCCATTGGTTTTACTCGAGGCTACGCAAGGtacttccagcagcagcagcagcagcagcaccagagTTGAGGTCAGCGACTCCACGAACCGTGTCACTGATAGGCAAATCGTTGACTGGAAGCTTACGCTGCATCAGATCG GCCTTGATGTTCTACGCACTGACCGCTCCATGGTATTTTATGAGAACAAAGAAAATCTTCAAAAGTTGTGGGATATTCTAGCTGTATATGCATGGATTGACAAAGAAGTCGGTTATTGCCAAG GAATGAGTGATTTATGTTCGCCCATGATAGTACTGCTGAACGATGAAGCAGATGCATTTTGGTGCTTTGAGAGGTTGATGCGTAGGCTG aGAGGGAATTTCAGATGCACACAGCAGTCTGTTGGAGTGGAAAACCAGCTTCAGCATCTTGCTTCTATCATTCAGGTGCTCGACCCGAAGTTACATGACCACCTAG AAACACTTGGTGGGGGTGACTATCTCTTTGCATTTCGCATGTTCATGGTATTGTTCCGGCGAGAACTATCGTTTGGGGACTCCTTGTACCTTTGGGAG GTTCCCTATTACCTTGCGGAAATGACCGAAAAGATAGCACAGGAGGATCGGATCCCAGTTCTTAAGGCGTCACAAGACCACTTGAAG GAGTTCATTGCTCTATGTGAAGTACTAGAGCTAATTCCAGAGGATGAGCTAGAATTGTCTAGGCAGAAGCAGCCTGATACTATGGCAAACAGAAGAACGCAGAAG GTTGCCCGGTTCAAACGTCAAAAGGCTGCTGAAACGAAGCTCCAAGAGatcagagagagaaaagaaaggcGTGGACGCTCACTGAGAGCAGCTGCTTTATCTGCCCCAATTGAAACTGGAGAGGAAGATGACTTGGAGGATGATggggaggaagaaagagag GCTTGGTTAGCTACCATCTCCTTGGCTCTCTGCAAG GCGTTTGATCTTCTCGACATGctaaagaaggaagaagaaatgctTCTAGCTGTAAAGGAAAGGAAGGCAAAG GACGGGAATGCATTTGCTCGTGAAATGCTTGATGAACAGACAAAGAAGGCTGAAGCATGGCACCATAATGCTGCCAATCGTGTGGCATATTCCAAACCAGCTGATCCAATCACTTGCGCAACATTTGCTCAAGATGTCATTGAAGGTAGAGCAAGCGTTTCACAAGCTCACGAGCACAAACACCAGCCCCTGATATTTGGACCTGCAAATCTTGTTGGTGGTGGTCTAACCAGTGAAAGGGAAAGAATGGCAGCACAAGTTTTTCAGCCTAGTTGCAG GATGCCAACAATGAGCATCGAAGAAGCTGGTTTGCGCGAGATGAAAATGATGGAGAAGTGGCAAGACAGGGCTACCAAGACTATGAAAGAAGCAAACTCCGCGTGGCACAATGATGGCACCAGCTCGGCCCAAGAGGACGAGGACGCCATCAATTTTGCGCTACTCCCTGATGAGGCTCTCTTGGCATCTCAGCTAGAGGGAGACCGGAGATCCTCTATTGAGAAGGCCTATAATGCGGCACTCCGCGAG GCTGAAAAAATACACACAGGAAGAAGAACAAAACCCACCGCACGTTGGCCGAAGAAAGTGATGGAAGTCTTTCAGATGATCTATATGGCAACATGTATGACAAAAGAAGTGCGCTTTAAAAGAGGCGAGGAGAATTGGGTTGATGATCCCATAGTTCACGATATGGCGCTTGAGCTCTTTGCGAGAACGCAAAGAGCATATAGCGGCCAACAATTGCACAACAaatggaaaaatatgaaactagacAAGATActcaaagaagaagaccaaaaaTTGGACATTGAG GGTCCGAACCTTCCTCCTCCTGCAAGTACTCCACCTCCACAGCACTTAGGATTCACAGCCACGGCAAATG GCATGGAGATTGACACTAGCCAGCCACCAATTGTTTTCAAGAGTCAGCTGTACACACTTACGGGGGTTCCACCTGAATGTCAAAAGATCATTGGCAAGGGTGGAACATTGGAG GACAATGGGAATTGGTCTGATTTGGGGGTGAAAGAT GGTCAAAAGTTGATGATGATAGGCACGAATGCTGCAATCACCAAAGTACTACAAGAGGAAGTGGATACCTTG GTGATTGCAGCTGCAAATAATCTATCCACAAGGGAGTTGAGCAAATCACTCCAGTTACCAGCAATAGAGTTTTTGCTG GAGGAGAATGGTCACAAGAGTGACCTTGAAATCTTAAGAAAAAAGATGGAGCATCTAGATATTGAAAACAAGAAGGATAAAGATGAACTTCAGCAAGAAATTGCAATTTTAAAGAAAAGGCAGATG GGCTACATAAATGAAGTTGATTTGCTAAAAAAGCAACTTTACACGGCGGAAGCCTTACGCAGCGATATGCATAACCAGCTAATG GAATTAAAGGGAAGCATACGGGTCTTCTGCCGTGTGCGACCCATTCTTGACAAGAGCAGTAGTGAAGATGGTGCAATCTATTGCTTGGAGAAGGGACAGTTTGTTGGCCGCCGTGTTTATCTGGAAACATCATCAG GGGCTATAAAAGCTTTTACATGCGATCGAGTGTTCCCTCCTGGAGTTTCACAAAATGATATCTTTGTTGAAATATCAGGATTAGTGAAGAGTGCAATGGATGGCAAGAAG GTTTGCATATTTGCTTATGGGCAGACAGGCTCTGGTAAACATTTACCATGTTAg